Genomic segment of Candidatus Woesearchaeota archaeon:
GTATTTCATCATTAATGGAACGGAGCGCATCATTGTTAACATAGAGGACTTGGCGTCAAATAAATTCATGGTGGAGAAGGCTTCAACAGGAACGTCTCCTTTTGTCGGCAAGGTGTTTAGCGAGAGCGGTTCGTATAAGATCCCTCACCAAATTGAAAAACTCAAAGACGGTATTTTTTACCTTACCTTCACTCGGGTGAAGCGGATTCCTGTGGTAGTTGCTGTCAAAGCCTTGGGGCTCTTGAAGGATGAAGAGATTATGAAGGCGGTGGGTCTTGAGAATCAGTCTGAAGTGTTGATCAACCTTTACGACTTTGTGGATATTAAGTCTCGGGAGGATGCTCTTGACTTTATTGCGAGGAAGATGGGCATTACGCAGTCGCGCGACATTCGTCTCGAACGGGTGCAAGAGATTGTTGACAAGTACTTGCTGCCGCATATCGGGATGACGAGCGAGTCGCGGTTGCTAAAGGCGCACAACCTTTGCAAGATGCTCAAAAAGTTCATTTTGGTTGCGAACGGCGAGGTTCCTCCCGATGACAAAGACCATTACATGAACAAGCGCTTGAAGCTTCCAGGGGACTTGCTTGCTGATTTGTTCAGGGTGAATTTGAAGATTTTAATTGGTGATTTGCTCTACAATTTCCAGAGGATTGTGAAGCGCGGAAAGTTCCCGTCTATAAAGGTGATTATTCGTGAAAAGCTCTTGACGCAGAAGGTTTACTCTGCAATGGCCACGGGAAATTGGGTTGGTGGCAGGAAAGGCATTTCTCAGCGTATTGAGCGCTTGAATTTCTTGCAGATGCTCTCGCATTTGCAGAGGGTTGTAAGCCCTCTTTCTGCTTCTCAGGAGAATTTTGAAGCGAGGAGTTTGCACAGCACGCATCTTGGGAGGCTCTGCCCATCAGAGACGCCTGAGGGGACAAACATTGGTTTGCGCAAGAACTTGGCGATGTTGGCGCATGGCACGCACAAGATTGACGAGTCAGAGGTGCTGGAGCATCTAAAAAAATCTGGATTAGAGGTTTTGAAGGGGTGAAAATGGCTGACGTTTTTTTGGACAACAAATTTGTTGGAACGGTGAAGAACGGGCTTGAGTTTGCACAGCAAGTTCGTCAGGATCGACGCGCGGGTAAGCTGGATATTCAGCTTAACGTTCGTTTTGACGCAAAGTTGGATCAGGTTTTTATTGAAACGGCAAAAGGGCGCGTCACGCGGCCGCTCGTTGTTGTTGTTGACGGGAAGCCGTTGTTGAATGAGCGTCATATTCAGCAGTTACAAAAAGGTGAATTGCTCTGGTCTGATTTAGTGAAGCAAGGGGTTATTGAGTATTTGGACGCGTCTGAAGAGGAGGATGCGCTCGTCGCGTTGGAAAAAGAGGACTTGACTCCTGAGCATACGCATTTGGAGATTAGTGCTGTTGATATTCTTGGCATTGCCGCCTCGCTTGTCCC
This window contains:
- a CDS encoding DNA-directed RNA polymerase subunit B'', yielding MVDDASKIVIQEYFKENSFIKASLDSFNHLIEEELQNIVNENKDIEPAIIPSNVDEFKIRLDRIIVSKPEITEADGSTRAVYPVEARMRRISYAAPVQLEVSAYINGVQRESFTAQIGNIPIMLKSKFCHLHGKSREELAAVGEDPDDPGGYFIINGTERIIVNIEDLASNKFMVEKASTGTSPFVGKVFSESGSYKIPHQIEKLKDGIFYLTFTRVKRIPVVVAVKALGLLKDEEIMKAVGLENQSEVLINLYDFVDIKSREDALDFIARKMGITQSRDIRLERVQEIVDKYLLPHIGMTSESRLLKAHNLCKMLKKFILVANGEVPPDDKDHYMNKRLKLPGDLLADLFRVNLKILIGDLLYNFQRIVKRGKFPSIKVIIREKLLTQKVYSAMATGNWVGGRKGISQRIERLNFLQMLSHLQRVVSPLSASQENFEARSLHSTHLGRLCPSETPEGTNIGLRKNLAMLAHGTHKIDESEVLEHLKKSGLEVLKG